A segment of the Bradyrhizobium sp. CCBAU 53340 genome:
CCTTCACCTCGACCTCGGTCGCGCCGCCGACGCGGATCACCGCGACGCCGCCAGCGAGCTTGGCGAGACGCTCCTGGAGCTTCTCACGGTCGTAGTCCGAGGTGGTTTCCTCGATCTGCGCCTTGATCTGGGCCACGCGCGCCTCGATGTCGGCCTTCTTGCCGGCGCCGTTGACGATCGTGGTGTTCTCCTTGTCGATCATCACCTTCTTGGCGCGACCGAGCATGTTGAGCGTGACGTTCTCAAGCTTGATGCCGAGATCTTCCGAGATCGCCTGGCCGCCGGTCAGGATCGCGATGTCCTGCAGCATGGCCTTGCGGCGATCGCCGAAGCCCGGAGCCTTGACGGCCGCGACCTTCAGGCCGCCGCGCAGACGGTTGACGACCAGGGTCGCGAGCGCTTCGCCTTCGACGTCCTCGGCGACGATGACCAGCGGCTTGCCGGTCTGCACCACGGCCTCGAGCAGCGGCAGCAGCTCGTTCAGCGAGGAGAGCTTCTTCTCGTTGATGAGGATGTAGGCGTCGTCCATCTCAACGCGCATCTTGTCGGCGTTGGTGACGAAGTAGGGCGAGATGTAGCCGCGGTCGAACTGCATGCCCTCGACGACGTCGAGCTCGGTCTCGAGCGACTTGGCTTCCTCGACGGTGATGACACCCTCGTTGCCGACCTTCTTCATGGCGTCGGAGAGGAACTTGCCGATCTCGGCATCGCCGTTGGCGGAGATGGTGCCGACCTGGGCGATCTCGTCGTTCGAGGTGACCTTCTTCGAGTTCTTCTCGAGGTCCGCCACGACGGCTTCGACCGCGAGGTCGATACCGCGCTTGAGGTCCATCGGGTTCATGCCGGCGGCAACCGACTTGGCGCCTTCCTTCACGATCGCGGCCGCGAGCACGGTGGCGGTGGTGGTGCCGTCGCCGGCCGCGTCAGCGGACTTGGAGGCGACTTCGCGCACCATCTGGGCGCCCATGTTCTCGAACTTGTCGTCGAGCTCGATCTCCTTGGCGACGGTGACGCCGTCCTTGGTGATGCGGGGGGCGCCGAACGACTTGTCGAGCACGACGTTGCGGCCCTTCGGACCGAGCGTGACCTTCACCGCGTTGGCGAGGATGTCGACGCCGCGCAGCATCTTGTCGCGCGCTTCAACCGAGAATTTGACTTCTTTGGCTGCCATCTGGATTTTTCCTTGAGGATTTTGACTGGAGGGAGAGAGGGGCTCTTAGGCCGCCTTCTTCTTGGAAGCGGGGACGTCGAGGACGCCCATGATGTCGCTTTCCTTCATGATCAGCAGGTCTTCGCCGTCGATCTTGACTTCAGTGCCGGACCACTTGCCGAACAGCACGCGGTCGCCGACCTTCAGGTCGATCGGGACCAGCTTGCCAGCTTCGTCGCGGCCACCGGGGCCAACGGCGACGACTTCACCCTGGGAGGGCTTTTCCTTGGCAGTGTCGGGAATGATGATGCCGCCAGCGGTCTTCTCTTCTGCGTCGATGCGCTTGACCACGACGCGGTCGTGAAGCGGACGGAATTTCATGCAGTCCTCCTAAGCATTTGCACGAGTTGAGGATTTCAACATTGTTAGCAATCTACGCTCGCGAGTGCCAGCGTAGGCGAAGGTGAAATAGGACAGGAATTTTGCGGGGGCAAGGGCTTCTAGCAGAAAAATCGGCACTCTGAAGGCCCAAGTGCCAGAAAGCTTTACCATCGTTAACCGATCTCGCAGGCCCTTTTGGAGGCCCCTTGGCACTGTATTAGCACGGAGCCGCTTCTGCTGCTAACGCATTGAATTTCAACAGCTTGTTAAACTTTTGGGCTTGAGATGAATTGTCAGTTTGCGTCACATTTCTCTCATGTGAGCGCATCGTTTCCGGGTGGCTCCCGGGGCACGGATCAAGCCACCCCCTGTATGCGCTCCTGCAAAGGAGGTTTGGCATGGGACTGCGCGTTGGGGGCGTTTCCGAGGACTTCCGGAAACAGATGCTGGGTTACGGGCTGACGACGGCACAAATTCTCTACCGGATGCCGGATCACCCCTCGCTGCTCCAGACCTACGTCTGGCAGAACTACGACACGTTTCCGAAATTCCCGGCGTTGACCGACTTCCTCGCGTTCTGGACCGAGAAGCTCGACGGCCCGCTGCATTCGGTGACGGTGGCGCATTCCAAGCTGATCAAGCCGGCCGAGCTGCGCGCCGTGGACGGCGTGTTCCGGTTGAACTGACGCAGACGCCGCTCTCGTAGGGTGGGCAAAGGCGCGGCTCTTCGCGCGCCGTGCCCACCATCTCTCCATGATCGCACACCGAACGTGCGCACGTTTGCGCTTTGCCCACCCTACAGGACCTGTTTCCGTGTTAGCCTTCCGCCCATAACAAACAACGGGAGGCCGGCCCATGGCCAAGAAAGCAAAATCGCGCAGCGCAGCCCAGACCGCGGTGAAGAAGCGGAGCGGCGCCAAGGCCGCATCACGATCCTCAGCGCGCAAGGCCGTGAAATCCAAGGCGCGCACGACGCCCACGAAAGCTGCTACGAAAAAGCCCGCCCGCCCGAAGCAGCGCATCGCCATCAGCCATCACCGCGAGGAAGACTTCAAAGCCGACGGCCTGCGCGCCTACGCGAGGTACCGCGACCTCGGCATCGCCGACGCGACCCATGGCCTCGCACAAGCTCACGTCATCCGCCTGCAAGGCCCGTGCGATCCCGCCGAAGTCTCAAAGCTTCACTTCCACGACGTCGACTTCCAGATGGTCTATGTGCTCAAGGGCTGGGTGAAGACCTACATGGACGGGCAGGGTGAGACCTTGATGACAGAAGGCAGCGCCTGGACCCAGCCGCCGAAGATCAAGCACATGATCCTGGATTATTCCGACGACGTCGAACTGCTGGAGGTGATCCTGCCGGCTGAGTTCAAGACGGTGGAGTTGAAGGCGTAGGAGCGGTCGGGAAGGGCACAGGTCTCTCCACTCGTTATTGCGAGGAGTCCTCGCGACGAAGCAATCCAGACTTTCTCCGCGGATGCAGACTGGATTGCTTCGCGGAGCCTGTCATCGGGCCGCGCGTTGCGCGGACCCGGTGGCTCGCAATGACGGCGGAGAGATTTACGGAACACGCAATCGCTAAAATGCACGCGATCCGCGACACCGGGCCGTTACTAGTTGGAAGGTTCCGGCCATCCGCAGCGCTGGCGGTAACCTCTCGAAAATACCTCTCGCATCAACTCAAGGTCGTAGAAATGCGGGAATGCTTTCATGGCGACCAACAGCTTTGGCCGACGCGGCGTCGCGGCACCAGCCCCAAGCCGATCGTTTCAACCCGCGCCGATCGCTCCTGCGGCCACGGACGATCGCGATCAAACCAGTGAGGGTTCGCTTTTTGCCGACAACAAGCTGCTGGCCGATATCCCCATCCTCACAATCGGCCTGATTTTCGGCCTGATGGCGATCTTCGCACTGCAACGCAGTCTGGCTGTCGACATTGCGCGCGACGGCTCACTTGATGTCCGCTCGTTGATTGCTCAGGGCGCGTCCGGCTACGACCTGGTTGTCGGACGAAACGAATGGTGGCGGATCGGACTGGCGCCGCTTCTGCATGGCAGCCAGTGGCACCTCATCGGCAACTGCGTTGCGCTGTTCATCGTTGGCGTCAGGGTGGAGAGCCTGATCGGCCGTGGCTGGTTTTCGCTGATCTTCGTCGTCAGTGCGTTGGCCGGTGAGGCCGCCTCGCTGCTGGGCAATGGCTCCGGCATGGTAGGCGTCGGCGCATCCGGCGCCATCACCGGGCTCATCGCCGCGCTGTTCGTTGCGAGCTTCGAGCCGGAGGCGGACGCCGAGACGACGATATCGAGGCTGAAGACGTCGCTCTTTTTCGGTGTTCCAGCGCTGCTGCCGCTTGCCTTTGGCGCCTCGGGCAATGTCAATTATTACGCCCATGGAGGCGGTGCGCTGGCTGGCGCTGCGCTTGCCATCACGCCGTGGCTCGCCTTCTGGTCCTATGACAGCCTGCCGCGAAGCGCCGGCCTGGTGTTGCTCGGAGGATTGGCCGGATCCCTGATCTGCGCCGGCTTCGCCGCTATTCATTATCGGTCCTACGTGGCTGACGTCGGGCAATATATCCGTGCCTCGGAAATGCCGGCGAGCACGCGCGAAATGGCCAGCCGATCCTCTGATTTCGTCAACCGCTATCCGAAAGACCCGCGAGCTCATGTGTTCCGTGCAATCTACTTCATTGAGCAAAACAGCCTCGGCCCTGCCGAGACGGAAGTGCAAACCGCGATGTCGCTCGCCGCTTCGGACGTGACGGGTGGGCCGGTGCGATCATTAGCCCAGGCCTTGTTGGCGCAGTTGCTGCTCGCGCGAGGACAGACCAGCGAGGCGAAGGCCATGGCGGCCGCGGTGTGCCGCGCCAAGCTGGGTGAGGTGCGTCGTATGCTGGAGAAGTCGAAATTGTGCGGTTGAGCGGGCAGGATTGACGGCGTAGGCGCTCTCTCCCCCGTCATTGCGAGGAGCCCTTGCGACGAAGCAATCCAGAATTTCTCAACGGAACGAATCTGGATTGCTTCGCGGAGCCTGTCATCGGGCCGCGCGTTGCGCGGACCCGGTGGCTCGCAATGACGAGCGGGGAGAGGCCTACGTCAACACCCCGACGATCGCGCCCATCAGACACGTCGTCAGCGTCCCCGATACGATCGACTTCAGCCCCAGCGCATTGATCTCGTCGCGCCGCTCCGGCGCCATGACGCCGAGGCCGCCGATCATGATGCCGAGGCTGGCGAAATTGGCGAAGCCGCACATCGCGTAGAGCATGATCAGGCGCGAGCGCGCATCGAGCGTGCCCGGCGGCAGCTTCGAGAAGTCGACATAGGCGACGAGCTCGTTGAGCACGGTCTTGGTGCCCATCAGGCTGCCGGCGGTGATCGCCTGGCCCCACGGCAGGCCCATCAGCCAGCACACCGGCGCCATGATCAGCCCCAGCACCCGCTGCAGCGAGATTGCGGCGCCGCCGACGTTCGGCAGCAGCCCGAGCACCGCATTGGCGAGATAGACCAGCGCTACCAGCACCAAGAGCATCGCGACGATGTTGATCAGCAGCTCGATTCCCGCACTGGTGCCCTTCACGATCGCATCCATCGTGCCTGATACCGCCATCTCCGGATCCTCCAGCGCACCGCCGGTGCGCTTGTCCGAGGTTTCAGGGATCATGATCAGGCTGACGAGGATTGCGGCCGGTGCGCCCAGCACCGAGGCGATGACGAAATGCGCGGCGGCGTCAGGGATCAGCGGCGCAAGCAGCGTCGCATAGAGCACCAGCACGGTGCCGGCAATGCCCGCCATGCCGCCCGTCATCACCAGAAACAGTTCGCTGCGCGACATCTGCGAAAGATACGGCCGCACGAACAGCGGTGCTTCGACCATGCCGAGGAAGATGTTGGCGGCCGTCGAGAGCCCGACCGCCCCGCCGACCCCGAGCGTGCGCTCGAGCAGCCAGGCCATGCCGCGCACGACAGGCGGCAGCACGCGCCAATAGAACAGCAGCGTCGTCAGCACGCTCATGACCAGCACGATCGGCAGCGCCTGGAACGCCAGGATGAAATCGGCGCCCGGCGCCTTCAGCTCGAAGGGCAGGGCGCCGCCTCCGACATAGCCGAACACGAAGGAGGAGCCGGCGCGCGAGGCTGCGGAGATGGCGCCGACTGCGTCGTTGATGGCGCCGAAGGCGTGCGCTACGAAAGGCACCTTCAGCAGCACGACCGCGCTGACGAAGGTGACGACAAGGCCGATCACCGCCTGGCGCAGCGAGACCGCGCGGCGATTCTCCGCGAGCACGAAGGCGATCAGCAGCAATGCGAAAACGCCGAGTGTCGATTGCAGCCGCAGCATGATGTCCCCAATCCCCCAATGATTATGGCCGCGCGTGCGTTGCAAAGGCAATGCCGGATAGCCCTGTGCGCCGCCCGCTGTTGACATCCAGGCCCGCCTCAGCCACGCGGGCGCGTCGATATCAGGGGCGAATACTCCGCGCGTGACCGAAGAGGCGATGCCAGAACAGCCAGTTGCAGCGAACCGGCCGGTCACCGCCGGTGAGCTCCTCCGCCATCCCGCCTTCCTGTTCTTTCTGCTCTCGCGCAGCCTGTCGCGTTTCTCCAGCCAGATCGCGGCGGTGGCGATCGGCTGGCAGATCTACGACCTCACCGGCTCGGCCTTCGACCTCGGCATGGTTGGCCTCGTGCAATTCGCGCCCACCGCGCTGCTCGTTTTCGTCGCCGGCCACGCTGCCGACCGTTTCGAGCGCAAGCGTGTGGTCCAGCTCTGCCAGCTCGTGGAAGCCGCGACCGCGCTCTATCTCGCATTGATCACCTATCTCGGCGCGGTCAGCGAGGTCCAGATCTTCGTCGCGACCTTCATGCTCGGCATTGCCGGCGCGTTCGAGAGCCCGACCACTGCGGCGCTGCTGCCGCTGATCGCGCCGCAGGGGTCGCTCCAGCGCGCCACCGCCGTGTCCAGCGGCGCGGCCCAGGTCGCGACCATCACCGGTCCGGCCCTCGGCGGCTTAGCCTACGCGATCGCGCCGCATCTGGCCTATGCCGTGATGCTGCTGTTCTGGATTCTCGGGATGATCCTGACCGGCTTCATCCAGCCGCGCCCGCAGGCGGTCGCCAAGGAGGGAACGGACGAGGACAACATCTTTGCCGGCGTCCGCTTCATCCGGCAGAGCCCGGCGATCCTCGGCACCATCTCGCTCGACCTGTTCGCCGTGCTGTTCGGCGGCGTCACCGCGCTCTTGCCGATCTATGCCCGCGACATCCTCCAGGCCGGTCCGGTCGGGCTCGGCGTGCTGCGTGCTGCGCCCGCGGTCGGCGCGCTGCTGATGACCACGGTGCTGGCGCGCCACGCCATCACGCGGCATGTGGGCCTGCGCATGTTTCAGGCCGTGATCGTGTTCGGCCTCGCCACGATCGTATTCGCGCTGTCGTCCTGGATGTGGCTGTCGGTGCTGTCGCTCGCCATTCTTGGCGCCGCCGACACGATCAGCGTCGTGATCCGCTTCTCGCTGGTGCAGCTTTCAACACCCGACGAGATGCGCGGCCGCGTCGGCGCGGTGAACTTCCTCTTCATCAACGCCTCGAACCAGCTCGGCCAGTTCGAGAGCGGCCTGACGGCGGCGCTGTTCGGGGCAATGCCGGCCGCCGTGCTCGGCGGCGTCTGCACGGTGGCGGTGGCCTTACTGTGGATGAAGCTGTTCCCCAGCCTGCGGCAGGTGGAGAGCTTGGAGTAGGGAAGCCGGGTTCGGGGCTTGGCCGATATTGCAGCGCCCACCGAACGAATGTCAAAAGAGTATCGGTTCGGCATCTGAATCGTGGTGGCGGCTCCGGCTGCCACCCGATACGGTTTCGAACAATAGAGAGAGCTGAGCAAAATTCAGCCATCGGGGACGAGCCCAGACGTTTACAAGCCGGGCCGACCCAGGAGGGAACGGAAATGGAACCAGACCTGGAAGTCGTGCAGATACGGCGCGGCGAGTCGTTCAAGGCTTGGTCGCACGGGTATCCGTTCCACACCGTCCGGTGGCACTTTCATCCGGAATACGAGATCCATCAGGTCGTGGCGACGAGCGGTCGCTATTTTGTCGGCGATTTCATCGGCCAGTTCGAACCAGGCAATCTCGTGCTCACGGGACCCAACCTTCCGCATAATTGGGTGAGCGACGTGCCTGCGGATATGACCATCCCGCTGCGCGGACGCATCATCCAGTTCAGCGAAGAATTCATCGGCGACACGATGAAGCTCATGCCCGAGCTCTCTGGCCTCGGTGCGCTGCTGGAATTCTCCCGGCGTGGCGTGCTGTTCTCGGGCAGCACAAGCAAGGAGCTCGCTCCGCTGATGGAGGAGATCGTGGCGGCGAAGGGCGTGCGTCGGATCGAGCTGTTCATGATGATCCTGGGGACGCTCTGCCGCGCTCGGGGCGCGTTGCCGCTCTCCAGCCCGGACTATTTGCCCGACCCGTCCGGCTACATGTCGGCCGGAATGAACAAGGCGCTGGCCTTCATCCGCGAAAACCTGACGCAGCCGTTTGGCGAGGCAGATCTCGCGGCGATCGCCGGCCAGTCGCAAAGCGGATTTTCGCGCTCGTTCCGCCGCCACACCGGCATGTCGCTGGTGCAATACGTCAAGCGGCTCCGCATCAATCTGGCCTGCCAGATCCTGACGAGCGACGAATACGCCTCCATCACCGACATCTGCTTCCAGGTCGGCTTCAACAATCTCTCCAATTTCAATCGTCAGTTCCTGGCCGAGAAGGGCATGCCGCCCTCGCGCTTCAGACGATTGCTGGCGGACAACATCAACGCGGCACGCGCCGCATAACCGGGAGGAGCAGAGGAGGAGGACGATTACGGGAAGAATGACGCGGGCGCGCCGATGGCCGCCTGCGAAGGAGATTGCTTGTCCGGAAATTCCGCGTGGCTTCGGAGGATATCGGCGCTGACCGCCGTTGCCGTCCGGCTGCGGAAGCAGGGACGGCGTGTCTCCTAGAGATCAATTGATGGCACTCTAACACCTAGTTTCGGAAAGGGAAGTCCGGATGACGAAACTCTTGTTCAAGACTACGGGTACAGCCGCGCTCGTCCTGTCGCTGCTCGGCGCAACGGCCTTGTTCTCGCAGGCTGCGGAGGTGAAGGACGCGACTGTTGCTTTCCTCATGCCCGACCAGGCCTCCACCCGCTACGAGCAGCACGACTATCCAGGTTTTGCTGCAGAGATGAAGAAACTCTGCGCGAGCTGCAAGGTCATCTACCAGAATGCCAGTGCGGACGCCGCGCGCCAGCAGCAGCAGTTCAATTCGGTGATCTCGCAGGGCGCCAAAGTGATCGTGCTCGATCCTGTCGACTCGACAGCCGCAGCTTCGCTGGTCAAGATGGCACAGTCCCAGGGCATCAAGGTGATCGCCTACGACCGCCCGATCCCCGACGCCAAGGCCGACTTCTACGTCTCCTTCGACAATGAAGGCATCGGCAAGGCCATCTCGGAATCGCTGGTCAAGCATCTGAAGGACGCCAAAGTCACGGCGAAGGAGGGCGAAGGGGTGCTCGAGATCAATGGATCACCCACCGACGCCGCCGCAGGCCTGATCAAGAAGGGCATTCATGCGGGCCTCGAGAAGAGCGGCTATCCTATCCTTGCGGAATACGACACGCCGGACTGGGCCCCGCCCAAGGCGCAGCAATGGGCAAGTGGCCAGGTTACCCGCTTCGGCAAGAAGATACTTGGCGTCGTGGCCGCGAATGACGGGACGGGCGGTGGTGCGATCGCGGCCCTCAAGGCCGCCGGTGTCGATCCATTGCCGCCGGTGACGGGCAACGACGCGACGATTGCTGCGCTCCAGCTCATCATCGCCGGCGATCAGTACAATACGATCTCCAAGCCCAGTGAGATCGTCGCGGGCGCTGCAGCCCATGCGGCGATGGAATTCCTCTCGGGCGGTACGCCCAAGGCGGAAACCACTCTGTTTAACACGCCGTCGAAGCTGTTCATTCCGGCTGTTGTGACCGAGCAGAACCTGAAGGCGGAGATCATCGACAAGAAGATTCAGACCGCCGATCAGCTCTGCACGGGCAGGTATGCCGCCGGATGCAAGAAGCTCGGCATCACGCAGTAAGCGAAGAAGTGTCCCGGCCGCTCGTTGCGGCCGGGACGAACGAAGGGAAGGCGAACGCGGAAATGTCCACGATCTCGGATGTCGATCACCCGCAGCAGAGGACAGGCGAACTGGTCCTGAGCCTTCGCGGCATTTCCAAGAATTTCGGCGCCGTATCCGCCCTGACCGACGTCGATCTCGACGTTCATGCCGGCGAGGTCGTGGCGCTTGTCGGTGACAACGGCGCTGGCAAGTCCACGCTGGTGAAGATCCTTGCCGGTGTGCACCAGCCCACCTCGGGTACGATTGCCTTCGATGGCGAACAAGTCGTCCTGCCCGATCCCGCTACGGCACTCGGTCTGGGCATCGCCACGGTCTTCCAGGACTTGGCGCTCTGCGAGAATCTCGACGTGGTCGCCAACATCTTCCTGGGCCGCGAGTTGAATCCCGCCCGGCTCGACGAGGTTTCCATGGAAGTCCGTGCCTGGACGTTGCTCAACGAACTCTCGGCGCGCATTCCGAGTGTGCGTGACCCCGTTGCCTCGCTCTCGGGCGGGCAGCGTCAGACCGTGGCGATCGCGCGCTCGTTGCTGACCGAGCCGAAGCTTATCCTGCTCGACGAGCCGACCGCCGCGCTCGGTGTCGCCCAGACCGCGGAAGTCCTCGACCTGATCGAGCGCGTGCGTGCCCGCGGCCTCGGCGTCATCGTGATCAGCCACAACATGGAGGACGTGCGCGCCGTCGCCGACCGGATCGTGGTGTTGCGCCTCGGCCGCAACAACGGCGAATTCGGACCCGACGTTTCCAACCAGGATCTCGTCACCGCCATCACCGGCGCCGACGAGAATTCGGTCTCCCGCCGTGCCAGCCGACGCCAGGCGCAGCAGTCGCGGCAGGTGCTGACATGACCGACGAGACGCAGCGGGTTCCGACCGCGCGGTTGCTGGACCGTCGCGACGAGCGCGTCGCACATGAGGATACGATCGGCAGCACGATCGGCGCCTTCGTCGACCGCGTGCGGTCGGGCGACCTCGGCTCTCTGCCAGTGGTGGTCGGGCTGCTGATCATCTGCACCGCATTCCAGAGCCTCAACCCGGTCTTCCTGGCGCCTGACAATCTGGTCAATCTGCTGTTCGATTGCTCGACCGTAGGCGTCATCTCGCTCGGCATCGTCTGTGTCCTGATGGTCGGCGAGATCGACCTCTCGGTTGGCTCGGTGAGCGGGTTCTCCTCCGCGCTGGTCGGCGTGCTCTGGGTCAACCAGGATTGGCCCGTAGCGGTGGCTGTTGTCACGGCGCTGGTGCTGGGCGCCTCGATCGGCGGGCTCTATGCCTTCTTGTTCAACCGGCTGGGCATGCCGAGCTTCGTCTCGACGCTGTCAGGCCTGCTCGCTTGGCTCGGTTTGCAACTCTATCTGCTCGGCTCGTCCGGCTCGATCAACCTTCCCTACGGGTCCCCACTGGTCAATTTCGGACAGATGCTGGTCATGCCGCCGATCGTATCTTACGCGCTCGCGGCACTTGCCGGCGTGGTTATGTTCGCGACCGGCTATCGCATGGCCGCGCGCAGGCGAGCGGCGGGACTGTCTGCAAGCTCGCTCGGCCGCCTTCTGCTGAAGGGCGCTCTGGTCGTCGTCGTGCTCGAATTCATCGTCTACTATCTCAATCTCGCGCGCGGTGTTCCGTGGATGTTCGGCCTGTTCGT
Coding sequences within it:
- a CDS encoding sugar ABC transporter substrate-binding protein — translated: MTKLLFKTTGTAALVLSLLGATALFSQAAEVKDATVAFLMPDQASTRYEQHDYPGFAAEMKKLCASCKVIYQNASADAARQQQQFNSVISQGAKVIVLDPVDSTAAASLVKMAQSQGIKVIAYDRPIPDAKADFYVSFDNEGIGKAISESLVKHLKDAKVTAKEGEGVLEINGSPTDAAAGLIKKGIHAGLEKSGYPILAEYDTPDWAPPKAQQWASGQVTRFGKKILGVVAANDGTGGGAIAALKAAGVDPLPPVTGNDATIAALQLIIAGDQYNTISKPSEIVAGAAAHAAMEFLSGGTPKAETTLFNTPSKLFIPAVVTEQNLKAEIIDKKIQTADQLCTGRYAAGCKKLGITQ
- a CDS encoding rhomboid family intramembrane serine protease translates to MATNSFGRRGVAAPAPSRSFQPAPIAPAATDDRDQTSEGSLFADNKLLADIPILTIGLIFGLMAIFALQRSLAVDIARDGSLDVRSLIAQGASGYDLVVGRNEWWRIGLAPLLHGSQWHLIGNCVALFIVGVRVESLIGRGWFSLIFVVSALAGEAASLLGNGSGMVGVGASGAITGLIAALFVASFEPEADAETTISRLKTSLFFGVPALLPLAFGASGNVNYYAHGGGALAGAALAITPWLAFWSYDSLPRSAGLVLLGGLAGSLICAGFAAIHYRSYVADVGQYIRASEMPASTREMASRSSDFVNRYPKDPRAHVFRAIYFIEQNSLGPAETEVQTAMSLAASDVTGGPVRSLAQALLAQLLLARGQTSEAKAMAAAVCRAKLGEVRRMLEKSKLCG
- a CDS encoding AraC family transcriptional regulator encodes the protein MEPDLEVVQIRRGESFKAWSHGYPFHTVRWHFHPEYEIHQVVATSGRYFVGDFIGQFEPGNLVLTGPNLPHNWVSDVPADMTIPLRGRIIQFSEEFIGDTMKLMPELSGLGALLEFSRRGVLFSGSTSKELAPLMEEIVAAKGVRRIELFMMILGTLCRARGALPLSSPDYLPDPSGYMSAGMNKALAFIRENLTQPFGEADLAAIAGQSQSGFSRSFRRHTGMSLVQYVKRLRINLACQILTSDEYASITDICFQVGFNNLSNFNRQFLAEKGMPPSRFRRLLADNINAARAA
- the groES gene encoding co-chaperone GroES, which produces MKFRPLHDRVVVKRIDAEEKTAGGIIIPDTAKEKPSQGEVVAVGPGGRDEAGKLVPIDLKVGDRVLFGKWSGTEVKIDGEDLLIMKESDIMGVLDVPASKKKAA
- a CDS encoding sugar ABC transporter permease, with amino-acid sequence MTDETQRVPTARLLDRRDERVAHEDTIGSTIGAFVDRVRSGDLGSLPVVVGLLIICTAFQSLNPVFLAPDNLVNLLFDCSTVGVISLGIVCVLMVGEIDLSVGSVSGFSSALVGVLWVNQDWPVAVAVVTALVLGASIGGLYAFLFNRLGMPSFVSTLSGLLAWLGLQLYLLGSSGSINLPYGSPLVNFGQMLVMPPIVSYALAALAGVVMFATGYRMAARRRAAGLSASSLGRLLLKGALVVVVLEFIVYYLNLARGVPWMFGLFVGLCVVMNYALKRTKWGRSMSAVGGNREAARRAGINVRRIHTSAFMLCSTLAAAGGILAAARLASSSQQAGTGDVNLNAIAAAVIGGTSLFGGRGSAYSALLGIIVIQSIASGLTLLDLSSSLRYMITGAVLAVAVIVDSLARRSRVSHGRA
- a CDS encoding NupC/NupG family nucleoside CNT transporter; translated protein: MLRLQSTLGVFALLLIAFVLAENRRAVSLRQAVIGLVVTFVSAVVLLKVPFVAHAFGAINDAVGAISAASRAGSSFVFGYVGGGALPFELKAPGADFILAFQALPIVLVMSVLTTLLFYWRVLPPVVRGMAWLLERTLGVGGAVGLSTAANIFLGMVEAPLFVRPYLSQMSRSELFLVMTGGMAGIAGTVLVLYATLLAPLIPDAAAHFVIASVLGAPAAILVSLIMIPETSDKRTGGALEDPEMAVSGTMDAIVKGTSAGIELLINIVAMLLVLVALVYLANAVLGLLPNVGGAAISLQRVLGLIMAPVCWLMGLPWGQAITAGSLMGTKTVLNELVAYVDFSKLPPGTLDARSRLIMLYAMCGFANFASLGIMIGGLGVMAPERRDEINALGLKSIVSGTLTTCLMGAIVGVLT
- the groL gene encoding chaperonin GroEL (60 kDa chaperone family; promotes refolding of misfolded polypeptides especially under stressful conditions; forms two stacked rings of heptamers to form a barrel-shaped 14mer; ends can be capped by GroES; misfolded proteins enter the barrel where they are refolded when GroES binds), which produces MAAKEVKFSVEARDKMLRGVDILANAVKVTLGPKGRNVVLDKSFGAPRITKDGVTVAKEIELDDKFENMGAQMVREVASKSADAAGDGTTTATVLAAAIVKEGAKSVAAGMNPMDLKRGIDLAVEAVVADLEKNSKKVTSNDEIAQVGTISANGDAEIGKFLSDAMKKVGNEGVITVEEAKSLETELDVVEGMQFDRGYISPYFVTNADKMRVEMDDAYILINEKKLSSLNELLPLLEAVVQTGKPLVIVAEDVEGEALATLVVNRLRGGLKVAAVKAPGFGDRRKAMLQDIAILTGGQAISEDLGIKLENVTLNMLGRAKKVMIDKENTTIVNGAGKKADIEARVAQIKAQIEETTSDYDREKLQERLAKLAGGVAVIRVGGATEVEVKERKDRVDDAMHATRAAVEEGIVPGGGVALLRASEQLKGLRTKNDDQKTGVEIVRKALSAPARQIAINAGEDGSVIVGKILENKAYNYGFDSQTGEYADLVKKGIIDPTKVVRTAIQNAASVAALLITTEAMVAELPKKGGAGPAMPPGGGMGGMDF
- a CDS encoding ATP-binding cassette domain-containing protein, which gives rise to MSTISDVDHPQQRTGELVLSLRGISKNFGAVSALTDVDLDVHAGEVVALVGDNGAGKSTLVKILAGVHQPTSGTIAFDGEQVVLPDPATALGLGIATVFQDLALCENLDVVANIFLGRELNPARLDEVSMEVRAWTLLNELSARIPSVRDPVASLSGGQRQTVAIARSLLTEPKLILLDEPTAALGVAQTAEVLDLIERVRARGLGVIVISHNMEDVRAVADRIVVLRLGRNNGEFGPDVSNQDLVTAITGADENSVSRRASRRQAQQSRQVLT
- a CDS encoding cupin domain-containing protein; protein product: MAKKAKSRSAAQTAVKKRSGAKAASRSSARKAVKSKARTTPTKAATKKPARPKQRIAISHHREEDFKADGLRAYARYRDLGIADATHGLAQAHVIRLQGPCDPAEVSKLHFHDVDFQMVYVLKGWVKTYMDGQGETLMTEGSAWTQPPKIKHMILDYSDDVELLEVILPAEFKTVELKA
- a CDS encoding usg protein codes for the protein MGLRVGGVSEDFRKQMLGYGLTTAQILYRMPDHPSLLQTYVWQNYDTFPKFPALTDFLAFWTEKLDGPLHSVTVAHSKLIKPAELRAVDGVFRLN
- a CDS encoding MFS transporter yields the protein MPEQPVAANRPVTAGELLRHPAFLFFLLSRSLSRFSSQIAAVAIGWQIYDLTGSAFDLGMVGLVQFAPTALLVFVAGHAADRFERKRVVQLCQLVEAATALYLALITYLGAVSEVQIFVATFMLGIAGAFESPTTAALLPLIAPQGSLQRATAVSSGAAQVATITGPALGGLAYAIAPHLAYAVMLLFWILGMILTGFIQPRPQAVAKEGTDEDNIFAGVRFIRQSPAILGTISLDLFAVLFGGVTALLPIYARDILQAGPVGLGVLRAAPAVGALLMTTVLARHAITRHVGLRMFQAVIVFGLATIVFALSSWMWLSVLSLAILGAADTISVVIRFSLVQLSTPDEMRGRVGAVNFLFINASNQLGQFESGLTAALFGAMPAAVLGGVCTVAVALLWMKLFPSLRQVESLE